In Sphingobacterium thalpophilum, a genomic segment contains:
- a CDS encoding site-specific integrase — protein sequence MATVSAKVFEHHKKADGTYNVKICVHHNNQRKYIDTVHYVVKKQLTAKMKIKDNFVNNLIDEQLKGYRKVISELGEKLNFFSAESLTNYLREKDADVDFIKFCAVHIAQSEKDGKKGTAHNHRVVRNSLIDYFKREAVSITEINSNMLLSYERFLRSERVMVRSSGQKGLTKQTISKGVSDSGLHNHMRDMRTLFNAARNMYNNEDLGIYRIKHYPFRKYKIGSAPLTKKRNNNLEQIRIIRDCTPRPGSRAEMAKELYMLSFYLCGMNAVDFYHLTKGNIRNGRIDYNRSKTQGQRKDNAFISIKIVDEAKPLLQKYIETLSARYANSDGLNKALEKGMKELRKITEIDGLTLYWARHTFATIARNSCRMIKDDVAQALNHVDSEHTTTDIYIEKDWRIVDEVQLKVVTLLRKSDVKVTKQKERLTSLKEVA from the coding sequence ATGGCAACCGTTAGCGCCAAGGTGTTTGAACACCACAAGAAAGCAGATGGCACCTACAATGTAAAAATCTGTGTCCATCACAACAACCAAAGAAAGTACATTGACACTGTACACTATGTAGTCAAGAAGCAATTGACTGCCAAAATGAAGATCAAGGATAATTTTGTCAATAACCTGATCGATGAACAGCTGAAAGGATACCGCAAAGTTATCAGCGAACTCGGCGAGAAGCTTAACTTCTTTAGTGCCGAATCCCTTACGAACTATCTCCGTGAAAAAGATGCCGATGTGGATTTTATCAAGTTCTGCGCGGTGCATATCGCTCAGAGTGAAAAAGATGGTAAAAAGGGTACGGCTCACAACCATCGTGTAGTCCGTAACAGCCTGATCGACTATTTTAAACGTGAAGCTGTGTCAATAACAGAAATCAACTCGAATATGTTGCTCTCCTACGAACGCTTTTTAAGAAGTGAACGCGTGATGGTACGCTCCAGTGGACAGAAAGGTCTCACCAAACAAACGATAAGTAAAGGAGTATCTGATAGTGGACTTCATAACCACATGCGAGACATGCGTACCCTGTTCAACGCCGCCCGCAATATGTACAACAATGAAGACCTGGGCATTTACAGAATTAAACATTATCCATTTAGAAAGTACAAAATTGGCTCCGCCCCACTTACTAAAAAGAGGAACAATAACTTAGAGCAAATAAGGATCATCCGCGATTGTACACCAAGACCCGGAAGCCGGGCAGAAATGGCAAAGGAGCTCTATATGCTTTCATTCTACTTATGTGGTATGAATGCGGTAGATTTTTATCATTTGACAAAAGGGAATATCAGAAATGGTAGGATAGACTATAATCGGTCGAAAACCCAAGGTCAAAGAAAAGACAATGCTTTTATAAGCATCAAAATTGTTGATGAGGCCAAACCATTACTTCAAAAATATATAGAAACACTTTCTGCCCGTTATGCAAATTCTGATGGACTGAACAAAGCCCTAGAAAAGGGAATGAAAGAGTTGCGAAAGATCACAGAAATTGATGGACTGACACTTTACTGGGCGAGGCACACGTTTGCTACTATCGCCCGCAATTCCTGTAGAATGATTAAAGATGATGTAGCGCAGGCCCTAAACCATGTAGATAGTGAACATACTACAACGGACATCTACATTGAGAAAGATTGGCGCATTGTTGATGAGGTACAACTTAAAGTCGTTACTCTTTTGAGAAAATCAGATGTAAAAGTTACAAAACAGAAAGAAAGATTGACATCCTTAAAAGAGGTTGCATAA
- a CDS encoding transposase, translating to MQEAERKLLSLLMPEGLLEYFQILEVDQVDNQLHIYLDELNIAPTGYQNSKLESKGFMPSTEISDFPIRGQKVTLHIRRRRWTVLDTGEIITRDWNLVREGARMTTEFGLFLKKIFG from the coding sequence TTGCAAGAAGCCGAACGTAAATTACTGTCCCTATTGATGCCCGAAGGGCTATTGGAATACTTTCAGATTTTAGAAGTCGATCAGGTTGACAATCAGCTCCACATTTATTTAGATGAGCTTAATATTGCTCCGACAGGCTATCAGAACAGCAAGTTGGAGTCAAAGGGCTTCATGCCTTCCACTGAGATTTCAGACTTTCCCATTCGAGGCCAGAAAGTTACGCTACATATCCGCCGTCGTCGCTGGACGGTCCTGGATACCGGAGAGATCATCACAAGAGATTGGAATCTGGTGCGTGAGGGTGCTCGAATGACTACGGAATTCGGGCTTTTTTTAAAGAAGATATTTGGATAA
- the rpsU gene encoding 30S ribosomal protein S21, giving the protein MIIVNVKEGESLDRALKRFKKKFEKTGVLRELRSRQAYEKRSVTRRIQVKKAIYKQSLNQDVAN; this is encoded by the coding sequence ATGATTATCGTAAATGTAAAAGAAGGAGAATCTTTAGATAGAGCATTGAAACGTTTCAAAAAGAAATTCGAAAAAACTGGAGTTTTAAGAGAGTTGCGTTCACGTCAAGCTTACGAAAAGAGATCTGTAACTCGTCGCATTCAAGTGAAAAAAGCGATTTACAAACAATCTTTGAATCAAGATGTAGCTAACTAA
- a CDS encoding transposase codes for MDNHPVSAQLVGLFFQMDGKQLQDQYKNHLSDFQDWDQKPHAEQWTLFPDNISEHLSIDETSFSNGELYTIVSSKSAKGRKGTILATIRGTKAEDIIAVLERIPLKLRNKVREVTMDMAPNMAKAIRRCFRNARRVIDRFHVQKLAYDAVQELRIKYRWEVLDAESKKIMESRKRGIPYDPELLPNGDTLKQLLARSRHLLFKHPSRWSESQKRRAELLFIRFPKLKQAYDLGVALGDIFNKCRDKKVAFTKLGLWHNQVENAGIASFESVARSIAAHHQYILHYFDNRSTNASAESFNAKLKAFRSVFRGVRDTTFFLYRVMKLYA; via the coding sequence TTGGATAATCATCCTGTAAGCGCCCAATTGGTAGGTCTGTTCTTCCAAATGGACGGTAAGCAACTACAGGATCAATACAAGAACCATCTCAGTGACTTCCAGGACTGGGACCAAAAGCCACACGCAGAGCAATGGACCCTTTTTCCTGATAACATATCGGAACACCTGAGCATCGATGAGACCAGCTTTAGCAACGGTGAACTTTACACGATCGTAAGCAGTAAATCAGCAAAGGGCAGGAAGGGAACCATATTGGCTACCATAAGAGGGACAAAGGCGGAAGATATTATTGCTGTATTAGAGCGCATTCCACTTAAACTAAGGAACAAAGTTAGGGAAGTAACGATGGATATGGCCCCCAATATGGCAAAGGCTATCCGTAGGTGTTTCAGAAATGCCAGAAGGGTTATCGATCGGTTTCATGTACAAAAACTTGCTTATGATGCTGTTCAGGAACTCCGTATCAAATACCGATGGGAAGTCTTAGATGCAGAAAGCAAAAAAATAATGGAATCGCGAAAACGGGGTATCCCATATGACCCCGAGTTGTTGCCTAATGGTGATACGCTCAAACAGCTATTAGCTAGGTCGAGACACCTCCTGTTCAAGCATCCAAGTCGATGGTCGGAAAGCCAAAAACGCCGTGCAGAACTGCTGTTCATCAGGTTTCCCAAGCTAAAACAGGCTTATGATCTTGGAGTTGCCTTAGGTGACATCTTCAATAAATGCAGGGATAAAAAAGTTGCTTTCACAAAGTTAGGACTGTGGCACAACCAGGTTGAGAACGCGGGTATTGCTTCATTCGAGAGTGTCGCAAGATCCATTGCAGCACATCATCAATACATTCTCCACTACTTCGACAATAGAAGCACCAATGCATCCGCAGAGTCCTTCAATGCAAAACTCAAAGCTTTCAGGAGCGTCTTCCGTGGAGTAAGGGATACAACATTCTTCCTGTACAGAGTGATGAAATTGTATGCTTAA
- a CDS encoding HAD family phosphatase: MEKIKNIVLDYGNVIFMIDFVKLKDAFTQLGIENVDAVFGHHGQSALFDNFDKGKIDSTQFREGIRELTQNPALTDAQIDTAWNSLLIGVPQGNHEILIQLKDRYRTFLLSNNNAIHYAYCMNDIHEKYGVADNEGFFEKTYYSHLVGMRKPDAEIFELVMQEQQLDPAETLFIDDSPQHLATAKQLGWHTALCTKEKPLRILLEEFELL; the protein is encoded by the coding sequence ATGGAAAAAATTAAAAATATTGTTCTTGATTATGGGAATGTGATCTTTATGATCGACTTTGTAAAATTGAAAGATGCTTTTACTCAGTTAGGTATAGAAAATGTTGATGCCGTATTTGGACATCATGGTCAAAGTGCACTTTTTGATAATTTTGATAAAGGAAAAATTGATTCGACGCAATTTCGTGAGGGGATAAGAGAATTAACTCAAAACCCAGCACTGACGGATGCACAGATTGATACAGCCTGGAACAGTTTACTGATCGGTGTACCACAGGGTAATCATGAGATTTTAATCCAGTTGAAAGATCGATACCGTACCTTTTTGTTAAGTAACAACAATGCAATTCATTATGCCTACTGTATGAATGATATTCATGAGAAATATGGTGTTGCGGATAATGAAGGTTTTTTTGAAAAGACCTATTACTCCCATTTAGTAGGGATGCGTAAACCAGATGCAGAGATTTTTGAATTGGTCATGCAAGAGCAACAATTGGATCCGGCGGAGACTTTATTTATTGATGATAGTCCTCAACATCTGGCAACAGCAAAACAATTGGGTTGGCATACGGCATTGTGTACGAAGGAGAAACCGCTAAGAATTTTGTTGGAAGAATTCGAATTGCTATAA